A window of the Sabethes cyaneus chromosome 1, idSabCyanKW18_F2, whole genome shotgun sequence genome harbors these coding sequences:
- the LOC128740575 gene encoding tubulin polyglutamylase TTLL5, whose protein sequence is MPISDKPRPNHPLNAKKPIPATPNPWVAGGPPGGKDAVLVFRTTALSPVNTSSDDLSEPTPSASSGVATASSSDTPGTSGSSAGSTKEPTATTSDKIANNLKILATLPKNFNVQRKSNSISSTTTSTSNEDDDDDDDEEDEEDDDNDDNEQDAEGDTDEEDNDEAATSQDEAGPSSAAGTSSKSKKRQLESSSSSSSLSNDSMASRDGDDTEVELPTSKSEPLLAAVEKKISRKSQENKENQNIDKTEMPAAQLNIYYKFVNTETRLLRKILNAHGMAESGSDSSDFNLLWTGIHLKPDILRNLAPYQRVNHFPRSYELTRKDRLYKNIERMQHLRGLKHFDIVPQSFLLPQDYKELIAAHNKCRGPWIVKPVASSRGRGIFIVNSPDQIASYEQVVVAKYITDPLCIDGHKCDIRLYVAVTSFDPLIIYLYEEGLVRLATVKYDRTAENLWNPCMHLCNYSINKYHTDYIKSNNAGDEDVGHKWTLSALLRHLRSQGCNTEQLMLNIEDLIIKAIFSCTQPIVAACRMFVPHVGNCFELYGFDILIDDTLKPWLLEINLSPSLGCDTPLDTKVKACLLTDLLTMVGIPAISPLQKACYDSKGQKIRNLTTPYRRVNSADFVHNTGTSGGKKDSHAQQNEPSSKKLQTTLSALTTEELKIVRFARSQYERRGGFVRIFPTSDSMMRYASFLDPITGVPTSAITSSGSGTYLMVIPHNYNQMLHTQLFSQGSESENRIIHRIQKYERALESSLPITIGPKHTAPKCVDEAKRLRLQIRKLIEAGHEMSILQSRRAFGLYLEYILKRLSSEPKHSHEELVMKFLYRVGAHMKTPFFFRNFGNKALGKDRGAMVAKQLGDYLHLYNKETEAFVDSFDMVGMVPIKLFNEFLMQASETDVESVLTLHTNLTQTMPFLYTGLSSSVPPAPPIPVGAHGFLKALPCMAPGGANKELIRLDPYYKISEASRTSRTGFSTAGRADFRSDKSMRLSPIKRKPPVGNMVKSSRERDQRSNWLY, encoded by the exons atGCCTATATCGGACAAACCCCGACCGAATCATCCGCTGAA TGCCAAAAAGCCAATTCCAGCAACACCAAATCCGTGGGTAGCAGGTGGACCACCGGGCGGGAAGGACGCCGTCCTGGTGTTCCGAACGACTGCACTCTCGCCGGTCAATACCAGCAGCGATGATCTCTCAGAGCCCACGCCTAGCGCCTCCTCGGGTGTTGCCACTGCCAGCTCATCCGACACTCCAGGCACCTCCGGTTCCTCGGCGGGCTCCACCAAAGAACCTACCGCAACCACTAGTGATAAGATAGCtaacaatttgaaaatactcgCGACACTGCCTAAAAATTTCAACGTTCAACGAAAATCCAATAGTATTAGCAGCACAACCACTAGCACTAGTAACGaagatgatgacgacgatgacgatgaagaGGACGAAGAGGACGACGATAATGATGACAACGAGCAGGACGCTGAGGGTGACACGGACGAGGAAGATAATGACGAGGCGGCCACCTCGCAGGACGAGGCTGGTCCTTCGTCAGCGGCAGGTACGAGTAGCAAATCGAAAAAACGCCAGTTGGAATCATCGTCCTCGTCCAGCTCGTTAAGCAATGATTCCATGGCTAGCAGAGACGGCGATGATACCGAGGTGGAGTTGCCCACCTCCAAATCGGAACCGCTGCTCGCTGCGGTAGAGAAAAAAATATCCCGAAAAAGTCAGGAAAACAAGGAAAACCAAAACATAGACAAAACGGAAATGCCAGCCGCCCAACTCAATATCTACTACAAATTCGTGAATACCGAAACGCGACTGCTGCGAAAGATACTGAACGCGCACGGAATGGCGGAGAGCGGATCGGATTCGTCCGATTTCAATCTACTGTGGACCGGTATACATTTGAAGCCGGATATTTTGCGCAACCTGGCGCCTTACCAGCGAGTTAATCATTTTCCGAG ATCGTACGAGTTGACGCGAAAGGATCGGTTGTATAAAAACATCGAGCGAATGCAGCATCTgcgaggtttgaagcacttcGACATAGTGCCGCAGTCGTTCCTGCTGCCACAGGACTACAAGGAACTGATTGCTGCCCACAATAAGTGCCGTGGTCCGTGGATTGTGAAACCGGTTGCCTCCAGCCGGGGACGGGGAATCTTCATCGTCAACTCG CCGGACCAGATTGCTTCATACGAGCAGGTTGTGGTCGCAAAGTACATCACCGATCCGCTCTGCATCGACGGTCACAAGTGTGACATTCGGCTGTACGTTGCAGTTACCTCGTTCGATCCCCTGATTATCTACCTCTACGAGGAGGGTCTCGTACGTTTGGCAACAGTGAAGTACGACCGAACCGCAGAGAACCTATGGAATCCGTGCATGCATTTGTGCAACTACAGCATCAACAAGTACCATACGGACTACATAAAGTCGAATAATGCCGGTGATGAGGATGTGGGACATAAATGGACTCTAAGCGCATTGCTGAGACATTTGCGCAGCCAAGGTTGCAATACGGAACAGTTGATGTTGAACATTGAGGACTTAATTATAAAGGCGATTTTCTCTTGCACTCAGCCGATTGTGGCAGCATGTCGAATGTTCGTACCACACGTCGGAAACTGCTTTGAGCTCTATGGGTTTGATATTCTGATAGATGATACGCTGAAACCATGGTTGCTGGAAATCAATCTTTCGCCTTCGCTTGGCTGTGATACTCCCTTGGATACGAAGGTGAAAGCTTGTTTGCTAACAGACCTACTAACGATGGTAGGAATTCCGGCCATCAGTCCTTTGCAGAAAGCTTGCTATGACAGCAAAGGCCAAAAAATAAGGAACTTAACGACACCCTACAGAAGAGTCAACTCAGCCGATTTTGTACACAATACCGGTACAAGTGGAGGGAAAAAGGACTCCCACGCTCAGCAGAATGAGCCATCATCAAAGAAGCTGCAGACAACGCTTAGTGCACTAACAACGGAAGAGCTAAAAATTGTCCGTTTTGCTCGTTCACAGTACGAAAGGCGTGGTGGGTTTGTGAGAATATTTCCCACTAGCGATAGCATGATGCGTTACGCTTCGTTTCTGGATCCGATAACCGGAGTTCCCACTTCGGCCATCACGTCGTCCGGTAGTGGCACCTACCTGATGGTCATCCCGCACAACTACAATCAAATGCTGCACACGCAGCTTTTTTCGCAGGGCAGTGAATCGGAAAATCGAATCATTCATCGAATCCAGAAGTACGAACGTGCATTGGAAAGCTCTCTTCCCATAACGATCGGTCCGAAACATACGGCTCCGAAGTGCGTTGACGAAGCAAAACGGCTGCGATTGCAAATCAGAAAGCTTATTGAAGCGGGTCATGAAATGAGCATCTTGCAATCCAGGCGAGCCTTTGGTCTGTATCTGGAATACATTCTGAAGAGGCTTTCGTCCGAACCAAAGCACAGCCACGAGGAGTTGGTGATGAAGTTTCTGTATCGCGTTGGGGCGCACATGAAAACACCTTTCTTTTTTCGCAATTTCGGCAATAAAGCATTAGGCAAGGATCGGGGAGCGATGGTTGCGAAACAGCTGGGCGACTACTTGCACCTGTATAACAAGGAAACGGAAGCGTTTGTAGACTCTTTCGACATGGTAGGGATGGTTCCGATCAAGCTGTTCAATGAATTTCTGATGCAGGCcagcgaaacagacgtggaaTCGGTGCTAACGTTGCACACCAATCTCACCCAGACGATGCCGTTCCTGTACACCGGGCTGTCCTCTAGTGTCCCGCCGGCGCCTCCCATTCCGGTGGGGGCGCACGGTTTTCTCAAAGCACTGCCCTGCATGGCTCCGGGCGGAGCCAATAAAGAGCTAATTCGGCTTGATCCGTACTACAAGATCAGTGAGGCTAGCCGAACCAGTCGTACTGGGTTCAGCACTGCCGGACGGGCGGACTTTCGGAGCGACAAAAGTATGCGGCTGTCACCGATCAAGCGGAAACCTCCGGTCGGTAATATGGTTAAGTCGTCCCGCGAACGAGATCAGCGATCCAACTGGTTGTACTAG